A DNA window from Scomber japonicus isolate fScoJap1 chromosome 14, fScoJap1.pri, whole genome shotgun sequence contains the following coding sequences:
- the mlh1 gene encoding DNA mismatch repair protein Mlh1, giving the protein MAGVIRRLDETVVNRIAAGEVIQRPANAVKEMIENCLDAKSTNIQVTAKDGGLKLLQIQDNGTGVRREDMEIVCERFTTSKLQTFEDLSAIATYGFRGEALASISHVAHVTITTKTADAKCAYRANYSDGKLKGPPKPCAGNQGTQIIVEDLFYNVSTRRKALKSPSDEYSRIVEVVSRYAIHNSGKSFSVKKQGETVADVRTLPNASVVDNIRGVFGNAVSRELIEVGCEDLKLAYKMKGYISNANYSVKKCLLILFINHRLVESSALKKAIETVYAAYLPKNSHPFLYLSLEIAPQNVDVNVHPTKHEVHFLHEDNVIESVQKHIESKLLGSNSSRTYFTQTLLPGLSVSGGSEVKSSSTTAEPGERVYAHQMVRTDCRAQKLDAFLQPKEKPPPDPEPAGPSSSSSSSSSRTTTVQPHSVDMDDTDDADMLQALDEQEAEVPQNDKESSVSAHDVQRKRPRTEQQQEKQDEDQMVAATSKRRVIKLNSIKELRTEITENTHKGLQEMLQNHSFVGCVNPQWTLIQHHTKLYLLNTSKLSQELFYQILIYDFGNFGVLRLSTPAPLYDLAMLALESEESGWTEEDGPKEGLAQYIVDFLKNKAEMLEDYFSMEIDQEGNLIGLPLLLDKYTPVMEGLPMFILRLATEVNWDNEKECFRDFSKECSVFYSIRKQYILEAEPGEEQDAELNSWRWKVEHVIFKALRTLFSPPKRLSEDGTVLQIANLPDLYKVFERC; this is encoded by the exons ATGGCAGGAGTTATCCGGAGGCTCGACGAGACTGTTGTCAACAGGATAGCTGCAGGAGAAGTTATCCAGCGTCCTGCCAATGCTGTGAAGGAAATGATTGAAAACTG TCTGGATGCCAAGTCCACAAACATCCAGGTGACAGCGAAGGACGGCGGGCTGAAGCTCCTCCAGATTCAGGACAACGGCACTGGCGTCAGG AGAGAAGATATGGAAATCGTTTGTGAACGGTTCACCACAAGTAAACTCCAGACTTTTGAGGACCTCTCGGCTATTGCGACCTATGGATTCAGAGGAGAG GCTCTTGCTAGTATAAGCCACGTTGCTCATGTGACCATAACAACAAAGACAGCAGATGCCAAGTGTGCCTACAG AGCAAACTACAGTGATGGCAAACTAAAAGGCCCGCCTAAACCCTGTGCCGGAAACCAGGGAACACAAATCATA GTGGAGGACCTCTTTTATAATGTATCCACCAGGAGGAAAGCTTTAAAAAGCCCCAGTGATGAGTACTCCAGGATCGTAGAGGTGGTCAGCAG GTACGCCATACACAATTCAGGGAAAAGCTTCTCTGTCAAgaag cAAGGAGAGACTGTGGCTGACGTGAGGACTCTGCCCAATGCATCTGTGGTGGATAATATTCGAGGAGTTTTTGGCAACGCAGTCAGCAG GGAGCTGATCGAGGTCGGCTGCGAGGATCTGAAGCTCGCTTATAAGATGAAAGGCTACATCTCAAACGCAAACTACTCGGTCAAGAAATGCTTGCTGATCCTCTTCATCAACC ATCGTCTGGTGGAGTCGAGTGCTTTGAAGAAGGCCATCGAGACGGTTTACGCTGCATACCTGCCTAAGAATTCACACCCTTTTCTTTATCTTAG CTTGGAGATCGCTCCGCAGAATGTAGACGTGAACGTCCATCCCACAAAACACGAGGTGCATTTCCTGCATGAAGACAACGTCATTGAGAGCGTTCAGAAGCACATCGAGAGCAAGCTGCTTGGCTCCAACTCCTCCCGCACATATTTCACTCAG acGTTGCTGCCGGGGCTGTCAGTGTCAGGCGGCAGTGAGGTGAAGTCCTCCAGCACCACAGCAGAGCCGGGAGAGCGAGTCTACGCACATCAGATGGTGAGGACCGATTGTCGTGCTCAGAAGCTGGACGCCTTCCTCCAGCCAAAAGAGAAGCCGCCTCCTGACCCTGAACCTGCTggtcccagcagcagcagcagcagcagcagcagcaggaccaCGACCGTCCAGCCACACAGCGTAGACATGGATGACACAGATGACGCAGACATGCTGCAGGCCCTGGATGAACAGGAGGCAGAGGTGCCACAAAACGACAAAGAAAGCAGCGTCAGTGCTCACGACGTTCAAAG GAAGCGGCCAaggacagagcagcagcaggaaaaacAAGACGAGGACCAGATGGTTGCAGCCACGTCCAAGAGACGGGTTATCAAACTGAACAGCATCAAAGAACTGAGAACTGAGAtcacagagaacacacacaaag GACTTCAGGAGATGCTGCAGAATCACTCCTTCGTGGGCTGCGTCAATCCCCAGTGGACTCTGATCCAACATCACACCAAACTGTACCTGCTCAACACCAGCAAACTCAG CCAGGAGCTTTTCTACCAAATACTGATCTATGACTTTGGGAATTTCGGAGTATTAAGACTATCT ACACCTGCACCGCTTTATGACCTGGCCATGCTGGCTCTGGAGTCTGAGGAGAGCGGCTGGACAGAGGAGGATGGGCCCAAAGAAGGCTTGGCTCAGTACATAGTGGACTTCCTGAAGAACAAAGCTGAGATGCTGGAAGACTACTTTTCCATGGAGATAGACCAG gaaGGAAATCTGATAGGACTGCCATTACTGCTCGATAAGTACACTCCCGTCATGGAGGGCCTCCCAATGTTCATCCTACGCTTGGCTACTGAG GTGAATTGGGACAATGAGAAGGAGTGCTTCAGAGACTTCAGCAAGGAGTGCAGCGTCTTCTACTCCATCAGGAAGCAGTACATCCTGGAGGCAGAGCCgggagaggagcag GATGCTGAGCTGAACTCGTGGCGTTGGAAAGTCGAGCACGTCATCTTCAAGGCTTTACGAACCCTCTTCAGTCCTCCAAAGCGCTTGAGCGAGGATGGCACCGTGCTGCAGATAGCCAACTTACCCGACCTCTATAAAGTGTTTGAGAGGTGCTGA